Proteins encoded by one window of Pseudonocardia sp. HH130629-09:
- a CDS encoding allophanate hydrolase-related protein, with translation MTALFCSGDAMRGGRLHHNVSAHPFLGQVRTAPHYRMYSVRDEFPALLEDPAGGVPLAGEIYDVPLRAIRTDFLPDEPPELELTVIELDDGRDVLAVGLRPGVLERQRDELTDITTHGGWRAYKGLPEPA, from the coding sequence GTGACTGCCCTCTTCTGTTCCGGTGACGCGATGCGCGGCGGCCGGCTCCACCACAACGTGTCCGCCCACCCGTTCCTCGGCCAGGTCCGGACCGCTCCGCACTACCGCATGTACTCGGTGCGCGACGAGTTCCCGGCCCTGCTGGAGGACCCCGCCGGCGGCGTACCGCTGGCCGGGGAGATCTACGACGTCCCGCTCCGGGCGATCCGCACCGACTTCCTGCCCGACGAGCCACCGGAGCTCGAGCTCACCGTGATCGAGCTCGACGACGGACGCGACGTCCTCGCCGTCGGGCTGCGCCCCGGCGTGCTGGAGCGCCAGCGCGACGAGCTCACCGACATCACCACCCACGGCGGCTGGCGTGCCTACAAGGGACTGCCCGAGCCCGCCTGA
- a CDS encoding glycerate kinase, whose amino-acid sequence MSAILLAPDKFKGSLDAAAVADALAAGISDADPGRPVRRCPVADGGEGTVAAALAAGWEPVTTVATGPTGAPLTAVWARAGASALVELASTAGLAVLPGGVRDPGGAGTEGLGTVLAAVLDAGCTDVVVGLGGSATTDGGAGLLRGLGARVLDADGAEVGRGGAALARADRLDLSGLHPRLRDPAVRVRLAADVDNPLLGPHGAAAVYGPQKGADAGGVAALDAALARWVRVLAAATGGDPATLAAAPGAGAAGGAGLALTAVCGARFVPGVGTVLELTGFDDELAGAGLVVTGEGRLDTQTLHGKAPAGVAAAARAAGVPVVAVAGQVTLDAAALHTAGFAGAYALTDTARDHHDAVDRAAELLRLLGARIAADHPSPTRPMIRSRP is encoded by the coding sequence GTGAGCGCGATCCTGCTGGCCCCGGACAAGTTCAAGGGGTCGCTGGACGCCGCCGCCGTCGCCGACGCGCTGGCGGCCGGGATCTCCGACGCCGACCCGGGCCGCCCGGTGCGTCGCTGCCCGGTCGCCGACGGCGGGGAGGGCACGGTCGCCGCGGCACTGGCGGCCGGCTGGGAGCCGGTCACGACCGTCGCGACCGGACCCACCGGGGCTCCGCTGACGGCCGTCTGGGCCCGGGCCGGGGCGTCCGCGCTGGTGGAGCTGGCGTCGACGGCCGGGCTGGCGGTCCTGCCCGGCGGGGTGCGCGACCCGGGCGGCGCGGGCACCGAGGGGCTGGGGACCGTGCTGGCCGCGGTGCTCGACGCCGGGTGCACCGATGTCGTCGTCGGGCTCGGGGGCAGCGCCACCACCGACGGCGGCGCCGGGCTGCTGCGCGGGCTCGGCGCCCGCGTGCTCGACGCCGACGGCGCCGAGGTCGGGCGGGGCGGCGCGGCGCTGGCCCGGGCCGACCGGCTCGACCTGTCCGGGCTGCACCCGCGACTGCGGGACCCGGCCGTCCGGGTCCGGCTCGCCGCCGACGTCGACAACCCGCTGCTCGGCCCGCACGGCGCCGCGGCCGTCTACGGCCCGCAGAAGGGCGCCGACGCCGGCGGGGTCGCCGCGCTCGACGCCGCGCTGGCCCGCTGGGTGCGGGTGCTCGCCGCGGCCACCGGCGGGGACCCGGCCACCCTGGCCGCCGCGCCGGGGGCGGGTGCCGCCGGGGGCGCCGGGCTCGCGCTGACCGCGGTCTGCGGTGCGCGGTTCGTCCCCGGCGTCGGTACCGTCCTGGAGCTGACCGGCTTCGACGACGAGCTGGCCGGCGCCGGTCTCGTCGTCACCGGGGAGGGCAGGCTGGACACCCAGACCCTGCACGGCAAGGCCCCGGCCGGGGTCGCCGCGGCAGCCCGGGCGGCCGGGGTCCCGGTCGTCGCCGTCGCCGGGCAGGTCACGCTGGACGCGGCCGCGCTGCACACCGCGGGGTTCGCCGGGGCCTACGCCCTGACCGACACCGCACGCGACCACCACGACGCCGTCGACCGTGCCGCCGAACTCCTGCGCCTGCTCGGGGCCCGGATCGCCGCCGACCACCCGTCCCCCACCCGTCCGATGATCAGGAGCAGACCGTGA
- a CDS encoding isocitrate lyase/PEP mutase family protein, whose product MAAKVRAAVDARTDPDLLVIARTDAAAVDGLDAAIDRARRYADAGADLLFVEAPTSERDVETVATALAGHRLVFNWAEGGRTPPLSRDRLAELGFALVLFPVGTLLAATAGMRELLERLRAEGTPASLIDRLGGLDAFAELAGLGEVRELEQRYRADGG is encoded by the coding sequence ATGGCTGCCAAGGTGCGGGCCGCCGTCGACGCCCGGACCGACCCGGACCTGCTGGTGATCGCCCGGACCGACGCCGCCGCCGTCGACGGGCTGGACGCGGCGATCGACCGGGCCCGCCGGTACGCCGACGCCGGCGCCGACCTGCTCTTCGTGGAGGCGCCGACCTCCGAACGGGACGTCGAGACCGTCGCGACCGCGCTGGCCGGGCACCGGCTGGTGTTCAACTGGGCCGAGGGCGGCCGCACCCCGCCGCTGTCGCGCGACCGGCTCGCCGAGCTCGGCTTCGCCCTGGTCCTGTTCCCGGTGGGCACCCTGCTCGCGGCGACGGCCGGGATGCGGGAGCTACTGGAGCGGCTGCGTGCGGAGGGCACACCGGCGTCGCTGATCGACCGGCTCGGCGGTCTCGATGCGTTCGCCGAGCTCGCCGGGCTCGGGGAGGTCCGCGAGCTCGAGCAGCGCTACCGCGCCGACGGCGGCTGA
- a CDS encoding NAD(P)-dependent oxidoreductase, which yields MSSTDTRNVAFIGLGIMGGPMARHLVRAGHDVVGHNRSPGKAEALAADGGRAAATVAEAVAKAEVVALMLPDSPDVVDVCARDGGVFDTAEPGTLVVDFSTIRPDVARDLAARAAERGLRMLDAPVSGGQAGAENAALSIMVGGDGADVAAARPLLDVVGKTVVHVGPSGAGQTVKAANQLIVAGNIALLAEALVFLQAHGADLDAAVEVLGGGLAGSKVLDQKAPTMLAGDYTPGFRIDLHHKDMGIVADSAREAGVVAPVAALVAQLVAATRAAGDGGLDHSALHRTVRRLNGDLS from the coding sequence ATGAGCAGCACCGACACCCGCAACGTCGCGTTCATCGGTCTCGGCATCATGGGTGGCCCGATGGCCCGCCACCTCGTGCGCGCCGGGCACGACGTCGTCGGCCACAACCGCAGCCCGGGCAAGGCCGAGGCGCTGGCCGCGGACGGCGGCCGCGCCGCGGCAACGGTCGCCGAGGCGGTGGCCAAGGCCGAGGTCGTGGCGCTGATGCTGCCCGACTCCCCCGACGTCGTCGACGTCTGCGCCCGCGACGGCGGGGTGTTCGACACCGCCGAGCCCGGCACCCTGGTCGTCGACTTCTCGACGATCCGCCCCGACGTCGCCCGGGACCTGGCCGCCCGTGCCGCCGAGCGCGGCCTGCGGATGCTCGACGCCCCGGTCTCCGGCGGCCAGGCGGGCGCCGAGAACGCCGCACTGTCCATCATGGTCGGCGGCGACGGGGCGGACGTGGCCGCGGCCCGACCGCTGCTCGACGTCGTCGGGAAGACCGTCGTGCACGTCGGCCCGTCCGGGGCCGGGCAGACGGTCAAGGCCGCCAACCAGCTGATCGTCGCCGGGAACATCGCCCTGCTCGCCGAGGCCCTGGTGTTCCTGCAGGCGCACGGCGCCGACCTCGACGCGGCCGTCGAGGTCCTCGGCGGGGGCCTCGCCGGGTCGAAGGTCCTCGACCAGAAGGCGCCGACGATGCTCGCCGGGGACTACACCCCCGGCTTCCGGATCGACCTGCACCACAAGGACATGGGCATCGTCGCCGACTCCGCCCGGGAGGCCGGTGTGGTCGCCCCGGTGGCCGCGCTCGTCGCCCAGCTCGTCGCCGCGACCCGTGCCGCCGGCGACGGCGGGCTCGACCACTCCGCCCTGCACCGCACCGTCCGCCGCCTGAACGGGGACCTGTCATGA
- the gcl gene encoding glyoxylate carboligase, giving the protein MTRMTTAEAAVRILEAEGATQAFGVPGAAINPFYAAMRARGTIGHVLARHVEGASHMAEGFTRSGPGNIGVCIGTSGPAGTDMVTGLYSASADSIPILAITGQAPVARLHKEDFQAVDIAAIAAPVTKMAMTVREAAQVPGAFAQAFHLMRSGRPGPVLIDLPIDVQQTVIDFDPDTYAPLPVHRPAMTGPQASRVLDLLAEGERPLIVAGGGIVNADASAELVELAEILGVPVVPTLMGWGTIPDDHPLAAGMVGLQTAHRYGNATFLDSDVVVGIGNRWANRHTGGLDTYRRGRRFVHVDIEPTQIGRVFAPDYGVVSDARAALRALLTEARRRRDARTLPDRSAWAESCRERKATLLRRTDFPHVPIKPQRVYQEMNRAFGPETRYVTTIGLSQIAAGQFLHVYRPRHWVNCGQAGPLGWTIPAALGAVVADPSTPVVALSDDYDFQFMLEELAVGAQFGLPYVHVVVNNSYLRLIRQAQRAFDMDFEVSLAFDNMHADEELTGLPKGYGVDHVRVAEGLGCVGLRVTDPDEIATTLRRASQLAREHKVPVVVEVVLERVTNIAMGTEIDAVTEFEDLAQTPADAPTALAHLR; this is encoded by the coding sequence ATGACCCGGATGACCACGGCCGAGGCCGCCGTCCGCATCCTGGAGGCCGAGGGCGCCACGCAGGCGTTCGGCGTCCCGGGCGCGGCGATCAACCCCTTCTACGCGGCGATGCGCGCCCGCGGCACGATCGGCCACGTCCTGGCCCGCCACGTCGAGGGCGCCTCGCACATGGCCGAGGGCTTCACCCGGTCCGGTCCGGGCAACATCGGCGTCTGCATCGGCACGTCCGGCCCGGCGGGCACCGACATGGTCACCGGGCTGTACTCGGCCTCGGCGGACTCGATCCCGATCCTGGCGATCACCGGACAGGCGCCGGTCGCGCGGCTGCACAAGGAGGACTTCCAGGCCGTCGACATCGCGGCCATCGCCGCACCGGTCACCAAGATGGCGATGACCGTGCGCGAGGCCGCCCAGGTGCCGGGCGCGTTCGCCCAGGCGTTCCACCTCATGCGGTCCGGCCGGCCGGGCCCGGTGCTGATCGACCTGCCGATCGACGTGCAGCAGACCGTCATCGACTTCGACCCCGACACCTACGCCCCGCTGCCGGTGCACCGTCCGGCGATGACCGGCCCGCAGGCGTCGCGGGTGCTGGACCTGCTCGCCGAGGGCGAGCGGCCGCTGATCGTCGCGGGCGGCGGGATCGTCAACGCCGACGCCTCGGCCGAACTCGTCGAGCTGGCCGAGATCCTCGGCGTCCCGGTGGTCCCGACCCTGATGGGCTGGGGCACGATCCCCGACGACCACCCGCTCGCCGCCGGGATGGTCGGCCTGCAGACCGCGCACCGCTACGGCAACGCCACGTTCCTGGACTCCGACGTCGTCGTCGGGATCGGGAACCGGTGGGCCAACCGGCACACCGGCGGGCTCGACACCTACCGGCGCGGGCGCCGGTTCGTGCACGTCGACATCGAGCCGACGCAGATCGGGCGGGTCTTCGCCCCCGACTACGGCGTGGTCTCCGACGCCAGGGCCGCGCTGCGCGCCCTGCTGACCGAGGCCCGTCGCCGTCGCGACGCGCGCACGCTGCCGGACCGCAGCGCCTGGGCCGAGTCCTGCCGCGAGCGGAAGGCGACGCTGCTGCGGCGCACCGACTTCCCACACGTGCCGATCAAGCCCCAGCGGGTCTACCAGGAGATGAACCGGGCGTTCGGCCCGGAGACCCGCTACGTGACGACGATCGGGCTGTCCCAGATCGCAGCCGGCCAGTTCCTGCACGTCTACCGGCCCCGGCACTGGGTCAACTGCGGCCAGGCCGGACCGCTGGGCTGGACCATCCCGGCGGCGCTGGGCGCCGTCGTCGCCGACCCGTCGACCCCGGTCGTCGCGCTCTCGGACGACTACGACTTCCAGTTCATGCTGGAGGAGCTCGCCGTCGGCGCCCAGTTCGGGCTGCCCTACGTGCACGTCGTGGTCAACAACTCCTACCTGAGGCTGATCCGACAGGCACAGCGCGCGTTCGACATGGACTTCGAGGTCTCGCTGGCCTTCGACAACATGCACGCCGACGAGGAGCTCACCGGACTGCCGAAGGGCTACGGCGTCGACCACGTCCGCGTCGCGGAGGGTCTGGGCTGTGTGGGGCTGCGGGTCACCGACCCCGACGAGATCGCCACGACCCTGCGCCGGGCGTCGCAGCTGGCCCGTGAGCACAAGGTGCCGGTCGTCGTCGAGGTGGTGCTGGAGCGGGTCACGAACATCGCGATGGGCACCGAGATCGACGCCGTCACCGAGTTCGAGGACCTCGCGCAGACCCCCGCCGACGCCCCGACCGCGCTGGCCCACCTCAGGTGA
- a CDS encoding isocitrate lyase/PEP mutase family protein, whose translation MLAPGAYDALSARLVEQAGFDVVYMTGFGTTAGLLGRPDVGLLGGAEMAAHAGRLADAVDLPLIADADTGYGNPLNVIRTVRDYERAGVAALHLEDQVMPKRCGHLAASRWCPPRRWLPRCGPPSTPGPTRTCW comes from the coding sequence GTGCTCGCCCCCGGCGCCTACGACGCACTGTCCGCGCGGCTGGTCGAGCAGGCCGGGTTCGACGTCGTCTACATGACCGGGTTCGGGACGACGGCCGGGCTGCTCGGCCGCCCCGACGTCGGGTTGCTCGGAGGCGCGGAGATGGCCGCGCACGCGGGCAGGCTGGCCGACGCCGTCGACCTCCCGCTGATCGCCGACGCGGACACCGGCTACGGCAACCCGCTCAACGTCATCCGGACCGTCCGCGACTACGAACGGGCCGGGGTCGCCGCGCTGCACCTGGAGGACCAGGTCATGCCCAAGCGGTGCGGGCACCTCGCGGCAAGCAGGTGGTGCCCGCCGCGGAGATGGCTGCCAAGGTGCGGGCCGCCGTCGACGCCCGGACCGACCCGGACCTGCTGGTGA
- a CDS encoding hydroxypyruvate isomerase family protein gives MRYTVNCSIVLGDLPLLQRPAAAAAAGFDAVEFWWPFAASVPGDREVDAFVTAVADAGVTLTGLNFSAGDMPAGERGILSDPARAGEFADNVAVAVGIGERLGTLGFNALYGNRRDDLDPRVQDETARGNLALAADAAARIGAVALLEPVSGIDAYPLRTADDAVAVLDRVGSPHLRLLLDVYHLAVNGDDPAAAIDRHADRIGHVQIADSPGRGEPGTGDLPITDLLARVVAAGYDGPVSLEYKPVTADPFGWLVGEGASA, from the coding sequence GTGCGCTACACCGTCAACTGCTCCATCGTCCTCGGTGACCTGCCGCTGTTGCAGCGTCCCGCGGCCGCCGCGGCGGCAGGCTTCGACGCCGTCGAGTTCTGGTGGCCCTTCGCCGCCTCCGTGCCCGGCGACCGCGAGGTCGACGCCTTCGTCACCGCCGTCGCCGACGCCGGCGTCACCCTCACCGGGCTCAACTTCTCCGCGGGCGACATGCCCGCCGGGGAGCGCGGCATCCTGTCCGACCCCGCCCGCGCGGGGGAGTTCGCCGACAACGTCGCCGTCGCCGTCGGCATCGGCGAGCGGCTCGGCACGCTGGGCTTCAACGCCCTCTACGGCAACCGTCGCGACGACCTGGACCCGCGCGTCCAGGACGAGACGGCGCGGGGCAACCTCGCGCTCGCCGCCGACGCGGCCGCCCGGATCGGCGCGGTCGCGCTGCTCGAGCCGGTCAGCGGCATAGACGCCTACCCGCTGCGGACCGCCGACGACGCCGTCGCCGTGCTCGACCGGGTCGGGTCGCCTCACCTGCGGCTGCTGCTCGACGTCTACCACCTGGCCGTGAACGGCGACGACCCCGCGGCCGCGATCGACCGCCACGCCGACCGGATCGGCCACGTCCAGATCGCCGACTCCCCCGGCCGCGGCGAGCCCGGCACCGGGGACCTGCCGATCACCGACCTGCTCGCCCGGGTCGTCGCCGCCGGCTACGACGGGCCGGTCAGCCTCGAGTACAAGCCCGTCACCGCCGACCCGTTCGGCTGGCTGGTCGGAGAGGGAGCGTCCGCATGA
- a CDS encoding sodium-independent anion transporter translates to MAGQTAIGLAVETAGPGVRLVRVSGWLDRPGVEALARMLDAQTRCGRIPGHLVVDLSGVNAFDGPATELLGAVVARSRADGVRLHLAGCGGRAELLPLRARQVLQRCSAFPSAEVAVRTLTAARPGAAGGGGTVPGPRRAGDDRTDDRTEDRTEDRTEDRTEDRTEDRTDDRQVSSAT, encoded by the coding sequence GTGGCGGGGCAGACGGCGATCGGTCTGGCGGTCGAGACGGCGGGGCCGGGGGTGCGGCTGGTCCGGGTGTCCGGGTGGCTGGACCGTCCGGGCGTGGAGGCACTGGCCCGGATGCTCGACGCCCAGACCCGGTGCGGCCGGATCCCGGGCCACCTCGTCGTCGACCTCTCCGGGGTCAACGCCTTCGACGGGCCCGCCACCGAGCTGCTCGGCGCGGTCGTCGCCCGCTCGCGCGCCGACGGCGTACGTCTGCACCTGGCCGGGTGCGGCGGCCGGGCGGAGCTGCTGCCGCTGCGTGCCCGCCAGGTCCTGCAGCGGTGCAGCGCCTTCCCCTCCGCCGAGGTCGCCGTCCGGACACTGACCGCGGCCCGCCCCGGCGCCGCCGGCGGGGGCGGGACCGTGCCCGGACCGCGCCGGGCCGGCGACGACCGCACGGACGACCGCACGGAGGACCGCACGGAGGACCGCACGGAGGACCGCACGGAGGACCGCACGGAGGACCGCACGGACGACCGGCAGGTCTCCTCCGCCACCTGA
- a CDS encoding NCS1 family nucleobase:cation symporter-1 translates to MTAVPVAPGGADAPSPRLYNRDLAPTAVEGRSWKAYNIFTLWAVDVHSLGNYGFALGLFALGLFALGLGAWQILVSLGIGALVLFVLLTVAGYMGYRTGLPFPVMSRISFGVRGAQLPALVRGAVAIAWFGIQTYLATQVLVVMVLAVAPSAGGLEQVSFLGLSVLGWICFLVLWVVQVAILLRGMDGIRRYEAVAGPIVLVTLAVLSGWVLWQTGGEIAWSVPDPLTGGAMWVQILAGASLWTAIYGTFVLNFCDFTRGAVSTGAVRRGSFWGILPNTLFFGVVVVVLAGGQLRIGGQVISSPADVVNTIPNTPLLLLASAALLILTIAVNLMANFVAPCYALSNLFPKVLDFRRAGVVSALIGLVILPWNLYDSPLVITYFLGVLGALLGPLFGIVMADYWLVRRGRIDVPALYSEASGAAYHYRGGVNRRAVAVFVPSALVAVAVGFVPALEPVAPFSWFLGAGLAALLTVLVAPRGQTYRAVSGEPLAVAPTGGH, encoded by the coding sequence GTGACCGCCGTGCCCGTCGCGCCGGGCGGCGCGGACGCACCGAGCCCACGGCTCTACAACCGCGACCTCGCGCCGACCGCCGTCGAGGGGCGGTCGTGGAAGGCCTACAACATCTTCACCCTGTGGGCCGTCGACGTGCACAGCCTGGGCAACTACGGTTTCGCCCTCGGCCTGTTCGCCCTCGGCCTGTTCGCCCTCGGTCTCGGCGCCTGGCAGATCCTGGTCTCGCTCGGCATCGGTGCGCTGGTGCTGTTCGTGCTGCTCACCGTCGCCGGATACATGGGCTACCGGACCGGCCTGCCGTTCCCGGTCATGAGCCGGATCTCCTTCGGCGTCCGTGGCGCGCAGCTCCCGGCCCTGGTCCGGGGTGCGGTCGCGATCGCGTGGTTCGGCATCCAGACCTACCTGGCCACCCAGGTGCTCGTCGTGATGGTCCTGGCCGTGGCGCCGTCGGCCGGTGGGCTGGAGCAGGTGTCGTTCCTCGGTCTGTCGGTGCTGGGCTGGATCTGCTTCCTCGTGCTGTGGGTCGTGCAGGTGGCGATCCTGCTGCGCGGTATGGACGGCATCCGCCGCTACGAGGCGGTCGCCGGGCCGATCGTGCTGGTGACCCTCGCCGTGCTCTCCGGATGGGTGCTGTGGCAGACCGGCGGGGAGATCGCCTGGTCGGTGCCCGACCCGCTGACCGGCGGCGCGATGTGGGTGCAGATCCTGGCCGGTGCGTCGTTGTGGACGGCGATCTACGGCACCTTCGTCCTCAACTTCTGCGACTTCACCCGCGGCGCGGTGTCCACCGGCGCGGTCCGGCGCGGCAGCTTCTGGGGGATCCTGCCGAACACCCTGTTCTTCGGCGTCGTCGTCGTGGTGCTCGCGGGCGGGCAGCTGCGGATCGGCGGGCAGGTGATCTCCAGCCCGGCCGACGTCGTCAACACCATCCCCAACACCCCGCTGCTGCTGCTCGCCTCGGCGGCACTGCTGATCCTGACGATCGCGGTCAACCTGATGGCGAACTTCGTGGCCCCCTGCTATGCCCTGTCCAACCTGTTCCCGAAGGTCCTCGACTTCCGCCGGGCCGGGGTGGTCAGCGCGCTGATCGGACTCGTCATCCTGCCCTGGAACCTCTACGACTCCCCGCTGGTGATCACCTACTTCCTGGGTGTGCTCGGCGCGCTGCTCGGACCGCTGTTCGGGATCGTGATGGCCGACTACTGGCTGGTGCGGCGCGGCCGGATCGACGTCCCCGCGCTGTACTCCGAGGCGAGCGGGGCCGCCTACCACTACCGGGGCGGGGTCAACCGGCGCGCGGTCGCGGTGTTCGTGCCGTCCGCGCTGGTCGCCGTCGCCGTCGGGTTCGTGCCCGCGCTGGAGCCGGTCGCCCCGTTCAGCTGGTTCCTCGGCGCCGGGCTCGCCGCGCTGCTGACCGTGCTCGTCGCCCCGCGCGGACAGACCTACCGCGCGGTGTCCGGGGAGCCCCTGGCCGTCGCACCCACCGGGGGGCACTAG
- a CDS encoding aspartate/glutamate racemase family protein: MRIVVVNVNTTASVTEAIAASARSVAAPGTGIVGLTPRFGAESVEGNLESYLAAVGVADAVARYAAAGEPFDAVIQAGYGEHGREGLQEMLDVPVVDITEAAATTAMYLGHRYSVVTTLDRTVPLISDRLLLAGLERRCASVRASGLAVLELEPDPDRAVAAIVEQARLAVEHDHAEVICLGCGGMAGLEEKVRAETGVPVVDGVQAAVTVAESLVRLRLSTSKARTYAAPRTKKITGFPLEMP, translated from the coding sequence GTGCGCATCGTCGTCGTCAACGTCAACACCACGGCCTCGGTGACCGAGGCCATCGCCGCCTCGGCGCGCTCGGTCGCCGCGCCCGGCACCGGGATCGTCGGGCTCACCCCGCGGTTCGGCGCCGAGTCGGTCGAGGGCAACCTGGAGAGCTACCTGGCCGCGGTCGGGGTCGCCGACGCCGTCGCGCGGTACGCCGCCGCCGGCGAGCCGTTCGACGCGGTGATCCAGGCCGGCTACGGCGAGCACGGCCGGGAGGGCCTGCAGGAGATGCTCGACGTGCCCGTCGTCGACATCACCGAGGCCGCCGCGACGACCGCGATGTACCTCGGCCACCGCTACTCGGTGGTGACCACGCTGGACCGCACCGTGCCGCTGATCTCCGACCGGCTGCTGCTGGCCGGGCTGGAGCGACGCTGCGCCTCGGTGCGCGCCTCCGGGCTCGCGGTGCTGGAGCTGGAGCCGGACCCGGACCGGGCGGTCGCCGCGATCGTCGAGCAGGCCCGGCTGGCCGTCGAGCACGACCACGCCGAGGTGATCTGCCTGGGCTGCGGCGGCATGGCGGGCCTGGAGGAGAAGGTGCGCGCGGAGACCGGGGTGCCCGTCGTCGACGGGGTGCAGGCCGCGGTGACCGTCGCCGAGTCGCTGGTGCGCCTGCGCCTGAGCACCTCGAAGGCCCGCACCTACGCGGCCCCCCGAACCAAGAAGATCACCGGATTCCCCCTGGAGATGCCATGA
- the alc gene encoding allantoicase — protein MTDPSLIDLASRALGGSVVAANDEFFAQRENLITAAPPRFDPDEFGLKGKVYDGWETRRRREPGHDWALIRLGAPGVVDHVVVDTSWFKGNYPPEIAVEATAVDGHPSPDELEKAPWHEIVPRSACAGHTANVYPVTDTRRATHLRLIMHPDGGIARFRVLGRVLPDPRFLEGTVDLLAAENGGHVTGCSDAFYSSPGNLLLPGRARHMGEGWENARRRDGGNDWVEFALAAGGVPRHVEVDTTWFVGNAPGWVSIGTRDERTGGSWTVLRDRERVQPDTRHRFLLPGAAAATHLRLDVFPDGGLSRLRCWGELDDDGAAAVRRAHDAAG, from the coding sequence GTGACCGACCCCTCGCTCATCGACCTGGCCTCCCGCGCGCTCGGCGGCTCCGTCGTCGCCGCGAACGACGAGTTCTTCGCCCAGCGCGAGAACCTCATCACCGCCGCGCCGCCCCGCTTCGACCCCGACGAGTTCGGCCTCAAGGGCAAGGTCTACGACGGCTGGGAGACCCGCCGTCGCCGCGAGCCCGGCCACGACTGGGCGCTGATCCGCCTGGGCGCGCCGGGTGTGGTGGACCACGTCGTCGTCGACACGTCCTGGTTCAAGGGCAACTACCCGCCGGAGATCGCGGTGGAGGCGACCGCCGTCGACGGGCACCCCTCGCCCGACGAGCTGGAGAAGGCGCCCTGGCACGAGATCGTGCCGCGCTCGGCCTGCGCGGGGCACACCGCGAACGTCTACCCGGTGACCGACACCCGCCGGGCCACCCACCTGCGCCTGATCATGCATCCCGACGGCGGGATCGCCCGGTTCCGGGTGCTCGGCCGGGTGCTGCCCGACCCGCGGTTCCTGGAGGGCACCGTGGACCTGCTCGCGGCGGAGAACGGCGGGCACGTCACGGGCTGCTCCGACGCGTTCTACTCCTCCCCCGGCAACCTGCTGCTGCCCGGCCGGGCCCGGCACATGGGCGAGGGCTGGGAGAACGCCCGGCGCCGCGACGGCGGCAACGACTGGGTCGAGTTCGCCCTCGCCGCGGGCGGGGTGCCGCGGCACGTGGAGGTCGACACGACCTGGTTCGTCGGGAACGCGCCGGGCTGGGTCTCGATCGGCACCCGCGACGAGCGCACCGGCGGGTCGTGGACGGTGCTGCGGGACCGCGAGCGGGTGCAGCCCGACACCCGGCACCGGTTCCTGCTGCCCGGCGCCGCCGCGGCCACCCACCTGCGCCTGGACGTGTTCCCCGACGGCGGGCTGTCCCGGCTGCGCTGCTGGGGCGAGCTCGACGACGACGGCGCCGCCGCCGTGCGCCGCGCCCACGACGCGGCGGGCTGA